One Comamonas sp. 26 genomic region harbors:
- a CDS encoding L-threonylcarbamoyladenylate synthase yields the protein MTTVFEVYPENPQPRIIKQAADMLRKGAILAVPTDSSYALVCHLDDKNAVDRLRRIRQINDKHHLTLLCRDLSELANYARVDNRQYRLLKLATPGPYTFILEASKEVPKRLSHPSRKTIGLRVPDRKGLQLLLEELGEPLLATTLIAPGETEPLNDAESILERFPHELDAVVDSGACPQQPTTVLDLTPMALNNPPVVVRQGLGSLEDIGLQAD from the coding sequence ATGACCACCGTTTTTGAAGTCTATCCAGAGAACCCTCAGCCCCGCATCATCAAGCAGGCTGCAGACATGCTGCGCAAGGGCGCGATCTTGGCGGTGCCTACAGATTCGAGCTACGCCCTGGTCTGTCACCTTGATGACAAGAACGCAGTAGACCGGCTGCGCCGCATTCGCCAGATTAACGACAAGCACCACCTCACACTACTGTGCCGCGACCTGTCAGAGCTGGCTAATTACGCCCGCGTGGACAACCGCCAGTACCGCCTGCTGAAGCTGGCCACGCCCGGCCCCTACACTTTTATTCTTGAAGCCAGCAAGGAAGTGCCCAAGCGCCTGAGCCACCCCTCGCGCAAGACCATCGGCCTGCGCGTGCCTGATCGCAAGGGCCTGCAACTACTGCTGGAGGAACTGGGCGAACCGTTGCTGGCAACCACCTTGATTGCTCCCGGAGAGACCGAGCCGCTCAACGATGCGGAATCGATTCTGGAGCGCTTTCCGCATGAGCTCGACGCCGTAGTTGATTCCGGCGCTTGCCCGCAGCAGCCGACCACCGTGCTCGACCTCACGCCCATGGCCCTGAATAACCCGCCCGTCGTGGTGCGTCAGGGATTGGGCAGTCTGGAAGACATTGGCCTTCAAGCCGACTGA
- a CDS encoding methyl-accepting chemotaxis protein, producing MKLNQLTVAQKLWVLVIGLLLGMLVVNASSLVYLHNVNTTIADNVDRTQIAATLAREWRNLTETSIDRSIVAAISSEENLVVQQRQLMAQGIERINALQKQVAETARSEESQKALEGIAEHRRKTLEVNTAVQQARSNGDFAATYDLVEKQLRPTAKAYIDAQEAFVRLQEQHRDQARSNGDRLRSNAYWVSASVCGLLVLLGLVMAVLIVRSVTHPLNEAVALANTIAGGDLTASVNADRNDELGLLLKALNAMTERLRSVVGQVRSGVESVSSASGQIATGNQDLSARTEQTAANLEETAASMEELTATVTQSADTARQANQLASTAAQAAEQGGQVVQQVVKSMGQITDSSRRIADIIGVIDSIAFQTNILALNAAVEAARAGEQGRGFAVVASEVRALAKRSADAAKEIKQLITTSVDNVQSGSQQVELAGKSMNEIVASVRRVSDLIGEITASSTEQRDGINQVNQAVTNLDQMTQQNAALVEESSAAALSMQEQAERLAEVVSIFKLGHESGYPKVAAPQRAASRTVPAMAPVKPRAAAMTTKPASKVAMPKSLANSSKSAAAADDGDWETF from the coding sequence ATGAAGTTGAATCAACTCACTGTGGCCCAAAAGTTGTGGGTGCTGGTGATTGGCCTGTTGCTGGGCATGCTGGTGGTGAACGCCAGCAGCCTGGTGTATTTGCACAATGTCAACACCACCATCGCCGACAACGTAGACCGCACCCAGATCGCTGCTACCTTGGCGCGTGAGTGGCGCAACCTCACCGAGACCAGCATTGATCGCTCCATCGTGGCGGCCATCTCCAGCGAGGAAAACCTGGTCGTGCAGCAGCGCCAGCTGATGGCCCAGGGCATTGAGCGCATCAATGCCCTGCAAAAGCAGGTGGCGGAAACCGCTCGTTCCGAAGAGTCGCAAAAGGCGCTGGAAGGCATTGCGGAGCATCGCCGCAAGACGCTGGAAGTCAATACAGCAGTGCAGCAGGCCCGCAGCAACGGCGACTTTGCCGCAACCTACGACCTCGTGGAAAAGCAGCTGCGCCCCACCGCCAAGGCCTATATCGATGCCCAGGAAGCCTTTGTGCGCCTGCAAGAGCAGCACCGTGACCAGGCCAGAAGCAATGGCGATCGGCTGCGCAGCAACGCCTACTGGGTCAGCGCCAGCGTGTGCGGCTTGCTGGTGTTGCTGGGCTTGGTCATGGCCGTGCTGATCGTGCGCTCCGTGACCCATCCTTTGAACGAAGCCGTGGCCCTGGCCAACACCATTGCGGGGGGCGATCTCACGGCCTCCGTCAATGCGGATCGCAATGATGAACTAGGTTTGCTTCTCAAGGCCTTGAACGCCATGACCGAGCGTCTGCGCAGCGTGGTCGGACAGGTGCGCTCGGGTGTGGAATCCGTGTCTTCTGCCTCGGGCCAGATCGCCACGGGTAACCAGGATTTGTCAGCCCGTACCGAGCAGACTGCCGCCAATCTGGAAGAAACCGCTGCCAGCATGGAAGAGCTGACCGCTACGGTGACTCAATCCGCCGATACTGCCCGTCAAGCTAATCAGCTGGCATCAACTGCTGCACAGGCTGCCGAGCAGGGCGGCCAGGTGGTGCAGCAGGTGGTGAAGAGCATGGGGCAGATCACGGACAGCAGCCGCAGAATCGCCGACATCATCGGTGTGATCGACTCCATTGCCTTTCAGACCAATATCCTGGCGCTGAATGCGGCGGTGGAAGCGGCCCGTGCTGGTGAGCAGGGGCGTGGTTTTGCCGTGGTGGCCAGCGAGGTGCGAGCCTTGGCCAAGCGCAGCGCCGATGCTGCTAAGGAAATCAAGCAGCTCATCACCACCAGCGTGGACAACGTGCAGTCGGGCTCGCAGCAGGTGGAGCTGGCAGGCAAGAGCATGAACGAGATCGTGGCCAGCGTGCGCCGCGTCAGCGACCTGATTGGCGAGATCACGGCCTCGTCGACTGAGCAGCGCGACGGCATCAACCAGGTGAACCAGGCCGTCACCAATCTCGATCAGATGACGCAGCAGAATGCGGCGCTGGTGGAAGAGTCCAGTGCGGCTGCGCTTTCCATGCAAGAGCAGGCAGAGCGTCTGGCCGAGGTGGTTTCCATCTTCAAGCTGGGCCATGAAAGCGGCTATCCCAAGGTGGCTGCACCCCAGCGTGCCGCAAGCCGCACGGTGCCAGCCATGGCGCCCGTCAAGCCGCGTGCAGCAGCGATGACAACTAAGCCTGCCAGCAAGGTCGCTATGCCCAAGTCTTTGGCTAACAGCAGCAAGTCCGCTGCAGCGGCTGATGATGGGGACTGGGAAACTTTTTAA
- the recJ gene encoding single-stranded-DNA-specific exonuclease RecJ, whose amino-acid sequence MKITPRTIPSDSVSTLLQAQIHPLLAQLYAARGVCSADELDDAPALLLAPSGLHGIDNAVQLLADAIAQQKRLCIVADYDCDGATACAVGMRGLRLLGAQHVDYLVPDRVVDGYGLTAPISRRVKETGADMLITVDNGIASVEGVAVAKELGLSVVVTDHHLPGDSLPQADAIVNPNQPGCTFESKSMAGVGVMFYVLLALRTELRSRGRFDRHTQPRLEQLLPLVALGTVADVVKLDANNRRLVALGLKQIRKGIMQPGIRALFEASGRRFDMASTIDFGFALGPRINAAGRLADMTIGIECLTTEDASRADNLARMLDSINRERREIEVGMREQALLMAEGLFKDGMTPPPAISVFDPDFHEGVVGVVASRIKDKLHRPSFVFAASGAPGKEHEIKGSGRSIPGFHLRDALDLVSKRHPGMVLRFGGHAMAAGCTIDRTRFKDFEQALAQVAQEWLDAATLMRRLETDGPLSPQWLDTALIEQMQLAVWGQGFAAPTFSEELEITSQRLVGEKHLKLELLHHGSKVDAIWFNHTDPLPARTTLAYRLDINEWRGERKVQFLVEAAQDFEGGAGNMGF is encoded by the coding sequence ATGAAGATCACGCCCCGCACCATTCCCAGCGACAGCGTATCGACTCTGCTGCAGGCCCAGATTCACCCGCTGCTGGCCCAGCTCTACGCCGCGCGTGGCGTGTGCTCTGCCGATGAGCTGGATGACGCGCCCGCCTTGTTGCTGGCTCCATCTGGCTTGCACGGCATAGACAACGCTGTGCAGTTGCTGGCCGATGCCATTGCCCAGCAAAAGCGCCTGTGCATCGTGGCCGACTATGACTGCGACGGCGCTACCGCCTGCGCCGTAGGTATGCGCGGCCTGCGCCTGCTGGGCGCGCAGCATGTGGATTACCTCGTGCCCGACCGCGTGGTCGATGGCTACGGCCTCACTGCCCCCATCTCCCGTCGCGTCAAGGAAACCGGTGCCGACATGCTGATCACCGTGGACAACGGTATCGCCAGCGTAGAAGGCGTGGCCGTGGCCAAAGAGCTGGGCCTGTCTGTCGTCGTCACCGACCACCACCTGCCCGGCGACAGCCTTCCTCAGGCCGATGCCATCGTCAACCCCAACCAGCCCGGCTGCACGTTTGAGAGCAAATCCATGGCGGGCGTGGGCGTCATGTTCTACGTGCTGCTGGCCCTGCGCACCGAGCTGCGCAGCCGCGGCCGTTTTGATCGCCACACCCAGCCCCGCCTTGAACAATTGCTGCCACTGGTGGCACTGGGCACCGTGGCCGATGTGGTCAAGCTCGATGCCAATAACCGCCGGCTGGTGGCGCTGGGCCTCAAACAAATTCGCAAAGGCATCATGCAGCCCGGCATTCGCGCGCTGTTTGAGGCGTCAGGCCGCCGCTTTGACATGGCCAGCACCATCGACTTTGGCTTTGCACTGGGCCCGCGCATCAACGCCGCAGGCCGCCTGGCCGACATGACCATCGGCATAGAATGCCTGACCACCGAAGATGCCAGCCGTGCCGACAATCTGGCCCGCATGCTGGACAGCATCAACCGCGAACGCCGTGAGATTGAAGTGGGCATGCGTGAGCAGGCTCTGCTGATGGCCGAAGGCCTGTTCAAGGACGGCATGACGCCGCCGCCCGCCATCAGCGTGTTTGACCCCGACTTTCACGAAGGCGTGGTGGGCGTGGTCGCATCCCGCATCAAAGACAAGCTGCACCGCCCCAGCTTTGTGTTCGCCGCCAGCGGCGCGCCGGGCAAAGAGCATGAAATCAAGGGTTCGGGCCGCTCCATCCCTGGCTTTCATCTGCGCGATGCACTGGACCTGGTCAGCAAACGCCACCCCGGCATGGTGCTGCGCTTTGGCGGCCACGCCATGGCGGCAGGCTGCACGATTGACAGAACACGCTTCAAAGACTTTGAACAGGCACTGGCCCAGGTCGCTCAGGAATGGCTGGATGCCGCCACGCTGATGCGCAGACTGGAAACCGACGGCCCGCTCTCGCCCCAATGGCTGGACACCGCCCTCATCGAGCAAATGCAACTGGCCGTTTGGGGCCAGGGCTTTGCCGCCCCCACCTTCAGCGAAGAGCTGGAGATCACCTCCCAGCGCCTCGTCGGTGAAAAACACCTGAAGCTGGAGCTGCTGCACCATGGCTCCAAAGTCGATGCCATCTGGTTCAACCATACCGACCCGCTACCCGCCCGCACCACGCTGGCCTACCGCCTCGACATCAACGAATGGCGCGGCGAACGCAAAGTGCAATTCCTCGTAGAAGCCGCGCAGGACTTTGAAGGCGGTGCCGGCAATATGGGCTTTTGA
- a CDS encoding 3',5'-nucleoside bisphosphate phosphatase translates to MGNTKNTAIYNEAVPKTYLNADLHCHSVVSDGTLTPEQLAQRAAARGVELWALTDHDEVGGQHRAAAAAKAAGLDYLTGTEISVSYAGSSVHIVGLGFDADNAELTQGLYDTRHGRGPRAREMARLLEEAGIPGAYEGALRHAGNPELVSRTHFARFLVETGVCSDTYEVFRRYLTEGKPGYVSHVWANLRDAVRWIVDAGGVAVIAHPARYDFSALEEYALFSEFKQLGGQGVEVITGSHRPHEYVTYADMAKEFDLAASRGSDFHSPEESQIDLGQLPYLPDNLTPVWELLQDRIQRA, encoded by the coding sequence ATGGGCAACACAAAAAATACGGCAATCTACAATGAAGCCGTGCCAAAAACATATCTGAACGCCGATCTCCACTGCCACTCTGTCGTCTCCGACGGCACTTTGACGCCTGAGCAACTGGCCCAGCGTGCCGCTGCGCGAGGGGTGGAGCTGTGGGCGCTGACCGATCACGATGAAGTCGGCGGCCAGCACCGCGCAGCCGCAGCGGCCAAGGCGGCCGGTCTTGACTATCTGACGGGCACTGAAATCTCCGTCAGCTACGCAGGCAGCAGCGTGCATATCGTGGGTCTGGGCTTTGATGCCGACAACGCGGAATTGACGCAAGGTCTGTACGACACCCGCCATGGCCGAGGCCCGCGTGCCCGCGAAATGGCGCGTCTACTGGAAGAAGCAGGCATTCCCGGTGCCTACGAAGGCGCACTGCGCCACGCTGGCAACCCCGAGCTGGTCTCGCGCACCCACTTTGCGCGCTTTCTGGTGGAGACCGGGGTTTGCAGCGATACCTATGAAGTCTTCAGGCGTTACCTGACAGAAGGCAAACCCGGCTATGTCTCCCATGTCTGGGCCAATCTGCGCGATGCAGTGCGCTGGATTGTGGATGCCGGAGGCGTAGCCGTCATTGCCCACCCGGCGCGATATGACTTCAGCGCGCTTGAGGAATACGCGCTGTTTTCAGAATTCAAGCAACTGGGCGGCCAAGGCGTAGAAGTTATTACCGGCAGCCACCGCCCGCATGAATATGTGACCTATGCCGATATGGCCAAAGAATTCGATCTCGCCGCATCACGCGGCAGCGACTTCCACAGTCCCGAAGAATCACAAATCGACCTGGGACAGCTTCCCTACCTGCCCGACAACCTCACCCCTGTATGGGAGTTGCTGCAAGACCGCATTCAGCGTGCCTGA
- a CDS encoding methyl-accepting chemotaxis protein — MKLFQFTVAQKLWVLVIGLLASMLLLVAGSLAYSSRVNESVFSAAVQAQTAADQAKEWRILTQMSMDRFTAAAMSTEENLVEHQYKLMGSLIASINALREKVLAQVHTDEAKKLMADVNKHRDTLFAANKEVDQARRARDFEHSQKLIEEQLNPGAQKYYAALDAYVQLQDRYRLQALEDGEASRTKAYWVIAAACGLIMSLGLVSGVLIMRSITQPLMKAVELADAIADADLSVTTDHQRDDELGHLHRSLNAMAARLRTVVGQVRSGVESVSSVSGQIATGNQDLSARTEQTAANLEETAASMEELTATVTQSADTARQANQLASTAAQAAEQGGQVVQRVVQSMGQITDSSRKISDIIGVIDSIAFQTNILALNAAVEAARAGEQGRGFAVVASEVRALAKRSADAAKEIKQLITTSVDNVRSGSQQVELAGKSMNEIVASVRRVSDLIGEITASSTEQRDGINQVNQAVTNLDQMTQQNAALVEESSAAALSMQEQSRRLSDVVSVFKLGRQTAAAIHTPARASVGVSDPAVAPRMAAAKVMKPSNLPASAAPRLATAARKPQPVAATAADDDWEQF, encoded by the coding sequence ATGAAGTTGTTTCAATTCACGGTGGCCCAGAAGCTATGGGTGCTGGTGATCGGTCTTTTGGCGAGCATGTTGTTGCTGGTGGCGGGCAGTCTGGCCTATTCCAGTCGTGTCAATGAAAGCGTTTTCTCGGCAGCCGTGCAGGCACAGACTGCGGCTGATCAGGCCAAAGAATGGCGCATCCTGACGCAGATGAGCATGGACCGCTTTACGGCGGCAGCCATGTCGACTGAGGAAAACCTGGTGGAGCATCAGTACAAGCTGATGGGAAGCCTGATCGCCAGCATTAATGCGCTGCGTGAGAAAGTGCTGGCGCAAGTGCATACCGATGAAGCCAAGAAGTTGATGGCTGATGTCAACAAGCACCGCGACACCTTGTTTGCAGCGAACAAGGAGGTCGATCAAGCCCGGCGTGCACGTGATTTTGAGCATTCTCAGAAACTGATTGAAGAGCAGCTCAACCCGGGTGCTCAGAAATACTACGCCGCCCTTGATGCCTATGTGCAACTGCAGGATCGTTATCGCCTGCAGGCGCTGGAAGATGGAGAAGCCAGCCGCACCAAAGCCTATTGGGTTATTGCCGCTGCCTGCGGTTTGATCATGTCGCTGGGGCTGGTGAGCGGCGTGCTTATCATGCGATCCATTACCCAGCCGCTAATGAAGGCGGTTGAACTGGCGGATGCCATTGCAGATGCTGACTTGAGCGTCACTACAGACCATCAACGAGATGACGAGTTAGGTCATCTGCATCGCTCGCTCAATGCCATGGCTGCGCGCTTGCGCACAGTGGTCGGTCAGGTGCGATCGGGCGTGGAGTCCGTCTCCTCGGTCTCGGGCCAGATTGCCACGGGTAACCAGGATTTGTCAGCCCGCACCGAGCAGACTGCCGCCAATCTGGAAGAAACCGCCGCCAGCATGGAAGAGCTGACCGCGACGGTGACTCAATCCGCCGATACTGCCCGTCAAGCCAATCAGCTGGCATCAACTGCTGCACAGGCTGCCGAGCAAGGCGGTCAGGTGGTGCAGCGCGTGGTGCAAAGCATGGGCCAGATTACCGACAGCAGCCGCAAAATCTCCGACATCATCGGCGTGATCGACTCCATTGCCTTTCAGACCAATATCCTGGCGCTGAATGCGGCGGTGGAAGCCGCCCGTGCCGGTGAGCAGGGCCGAGGCTTTGCCGTAGTGGCCAGCGAGGTGCGAGCCCTGGCCAAGCGCAGTGCCGATGCGGCCAAGGAAATCAAGCAGCTCATCACCACCAGCGTGGACAACGTGCGGTCGGGCTCGCAGCAGGTGGAGCTGGCAGGCAAGAGCATGAACGAGATCGTGGCCAGCGTGCGCCGCGTCAGTGATCTGATTGGTGAAATCACCGCCTCCTCGACTGAGCAGCGCGACGGTATCAATCAAGTGAATCAGGCCGTTACCAATCTCGATCAGATGACGCAGCAGAATGCGGCGCTGGTGGAGGAGTCCAGTGCGGCGGCCTTGTCCATGCAGGAGCAGTCCCGCCGTCTCTCGGACGTGGTGTCGGTCTTCAAGCTTGGCCGGCAAACGGCAGCCGCTATCCATACGCCTGCGCGGGCTTCTGTCGGCGTTTCAGACCCAGCAGTTGCGCCACGCATGGCTGCGGCTAAAGTGATGAAACCGTCGAATCTGCCCGCATCGGCTGCGCCCAGGCTGGCGACTGCCGCCAGGAAGCCGCAGCCGGTTGCTGCCACTGCGGCTGACGATGACTGGGAGCAGTTCTAA
- a CDS encoding lipoprotein-releasing ABC transporter permease subunit — translation MQFPYELAVGWRYTRAGRATRRNGFISFISGVSMLGIALGVAALIIVLSVMNGFQKEVRDRMLSVVSHVEIYAPQGAPLPDVERTMREARSNKDVIGAAPFVAAQALLARGEDMKGALVRGIDPAREGEVTDLAATSGEVLKRLIPGEFKVVLGIELARSLGVIEGDVITMIAPSGQVTPAGVLPRMKQMTVAGTFDSGHYEYDSALVMMHYEDAQRLFRLEGPTGIRLKLKDLHEAPRVAHELADTLSDRLFIRDWTQQNKTWFAAVQLEKRMMFIILTLIVAVAAFNLVSTLVMSVQDKRADIAILRTLGASPSSIMGIFMVQGAMVGVIGTLAGLVLGLGIAFNIDVIVPAIEQALHANFLPKDIYLISKMPSEPQSTDIVPIAVISLILSFVATIYPSWRASRVNPAEALRYE, via the coding sequence ATGCAATTTCCCTACGAACTGGCCGTGGGCTGGCGCTACACCCGTGCAGGGCGCGCTACACGCCGCAATGGCTTCATCTCCTTTATCTCGGGTGTCTCCATGCTTGGCATTGCGCTGGGCGTGGCGGCGCTGATCATTGTGCTGAGTGTGATGAACGGCTTCCAGAAGGAAGTGCGCGACCGCATGCTCAGCGTTGTCTCCCATGTGGAAATCTACGCCCCGCAAGGCGCACCCTTGCCCGATGTGGAGCGCACCATGCGCGAGGCGCGCTCCAATAAGGACGTGATTGGCGCTGCACCTTTTGTAGCTGCTCAGGCACTGCTGGCGCGCGGTGAAGATATGAAAGGGGCCTTGGTGCGCGGCATTGACCCGGCGCGGGAAGGCGAAGTCACCGATCTGGCTGCGACCAGCGGCGAGGTGCTCAAGCGCCTGATTCCCGGTGAATTCAAAGTGGTGCTGGGCATTGAGCTGGCCCGCTCGCTGGGCGTGATCGAGGGCGATGTCATCACCATGATTGCTCCGAGTGGCCAGGTCACGCCTGCCGGTGTGCTGCCGCGCATGAAACAGATGACGGTGGCGGGCACGTTTGACTCGGGCCACTACGAATACGACTCGGCACTGGTAATGATGCATTACGAAGATGCGCAGCGCCTCTTCCGCCTGGAAGGCCCGACCGGCATTCGCCTCAAGCTCAAGGACTTGCACGAAGCACCGCGCGTGGCGCATGAGCTGGCCGATACGCTGAGCGACCGCTTGTTCATCCGCGACTGGACGCAGCAGAACAAGACCTGGTTTGCCGCCGTACAGCTTGAAAAGCGAATGATGTTCATCATCCTCACGCTGATCGTGGCCGTGGCGGCTTTCAATCTGGTGTCCACCCTGGTGATGAGCGTGCAGGACAAGCGTGCCGACATTGCCATCTTGCGCACCCTGGGCGCTTCGCCTTCGTCCATCATGGGCATCTTCATGGTCCAGGGTGCCATGGTGGGCGTGATTGGAACGCTGGCCGGTCTGGTGCTGGGTCTGGGTATTGCTTTCAATATTGATGTGATCGTGCCCGCTATTGAGCAGGCACTGCACGCCAACTTCCTGCCCAAGGACATTTACCTCATCAGCAAGATGCCCAGTGAGCCGCAGTCCACAGACATCGTGCCGATTGCCGTGATTTCTCTGATTCTTTCTTTTGTGGCCACGATTTACCCCAGCTGGCGCGCCAGCCGCGTGAACCCTGCGGAGGCACTGCGCTATGAATAA
- a CDS encoding phosphoglycerate mutase, whose amino-acid sequence MSLTAPLLPAAHALGTGTSEIIVAYASGPADIPKAWDGLQLPQLQALLATLTPTSVVQGDEMDFSPPHERALARAMQLPDTPGLIPWAALASGETTQPCAFITPCHWHITPDQVHQTDPASAPLSEDESRQLLALIAPWFSDDGITLEYLLPDLWLARGAAFKDLATASMDRALGRDVRPWMPNPIQGAIIQRLQTELQMLLYTNVFNDQRAERRLPPINSFWVHGTGSLPRLPVTKPQAVCIDDLRQATLQSDVQSWQKAWQALDSGLIADLQQRAAKGEPIKLTLCGERNAVQWQSQPRSFAEKIKSLFGAKRLPDLREML is encoded by the coding sequence ATGTCTTTGACCGCGCCTTTGCTACCTGCTGCCCACGCCCTGGGCACAGGCACCTCTGAAATCATTGTTGCCTACGCCAGCGGCCCTGCCGACATTCCCAAAGCCTGGGATGGCCTGCAACTCCCCCAGCTGCAAGCCCTGCTGGCAACGCTGACGCCCACCTCGGTGGTGCAAGGTGACGAGATGGATTTCTCGCCCCCGCACGAGCGAGCACTGGCCCGCGCCATGCAACTACCCGACACACCGGGCCTGATCCCATGGGCCGCACTGGCATCGGGCGAGACCACACAGCCCTGCGCCTTCATCACGCCCTGCCACTGGCATATCACGCCCGATCAGGTGCACCAGACTGATCCCGCCAGCGCCCCGCTGAGCGAAGACGAATCCCGCCAGTTGCTGGCGCTGATTGCGCCGTGGTTCAGTGATGACGGCATCACGCTGGAATATCTGCTCCCCGACCTCTGGCTGGCGCGCGGCGCAGCATTCAAGGACTTGGCCACCGCCTCGATGGACCGCGCTCTGGGCCGTGATGTCCGCCCCTGGATGCCCAACCCGATTCAGGGCGCCATCATTCAGCGCCTGCAGACCGAGCTGCAAATGCTGCTCTACACCAACGTCTTCAACGACCAGCGTGCCGAGCGCCGCCTGCCGCCCATCAACTCCTTCTGGGTACATGGCACGGGCAGCCTGCCCCGCTTGCCCGTGACCAAACCACAGGCTGTCTGCATCGACGACCTGCGCCAGGCCACCTTGCAAAGCGATGTGCAGAGCTGGCAAAAAGCCTGGCAAGCGCTGGACAGCGGCCTGATCGCCGACCTGCAGCAACGCGCCGCCAAGGGCGAGCCCATCAAGCTCACTCTTTGCGGCGAGCGCAATGCCGTGCAATGGCAAAGCCAGCCACGCAGCTTCGCGGAAAAAATAAAGAGTCTTTTTGGAGCTAAGCGCTTACCAGATTTGCGAGAGATGCTATGA